The window GCGAAGTCCCTGCAGGTGGGCCGGATGACGGTGCGGGCGGCCCTCGGCCGGCTGGTTGACCAGGGCCTGCTTTCCACCCAGCGCGGCCGCGCGGGCGGCTCGTTCGTCCGGGAACAGTGGACGACGGCGTCCAGCGCATCGGTGCACAGGACGCTTTCGACGCGCTGGGAATCCTTGCGCGACACCTGTGAGGCCATGGTCCATTTACACGGGACGATCGCCCGGGCAGCGGCAGAGAACCGGACGGATGCTGATGCTGCTGTCCTCCGGGAGCGGCTGGAAGCCTACCGGGCGGCAGACTCGGGCAGCGCCTCGCAGAAGGCCGATGAGCGGCTGCATATGGCGATTGCCGAAGCGGCCCACAATGTGACCTTGCCACGGATCCTTCTGGAGCTCGAGGCCCAGATCGGGCTTGCCGCCCCCGCCCATCTCTGGGGCTTTCCCGAGGGGATGCGCGAGATGGAGCTGCGCGCCCTGGCTGATCATGAACGGCTCGTCGACGCCATCTGCCTGCAGCGCGCGGCCGAAGCCGGATCGATCGGCCTGACGCATGCACGGATCGATATCGAGCTCCTGGAGGCGGCGCTGAACAGAGCCCGCGCAGGCGGAGTCTCCTGATTCAGGCGGACAGGCCACGGACTGAATTTGACGCGTTCGAAGGCGTCCAGGACAAGATGGTCGAAAGAACAAGACCAGGCAGTTGCTATTGCCTCACGGCCACCCATCGGCCGGCATGCAGGCCGGGTTCGATCGCCCGTTGTTATCAAAATGAGAATAACCCTGCTACCTTGTTATTATCAGATTGATAATAATGAAGGGAAGATCATGAATGCCCTGTTGAACTGGATGAACTCCGCAGCGATTCCCAACCTCCTCGGCAACCCCGTGAGCTGGATCGAACTCATCGGCTTTCTCACCGGCGCCGCATGCGTCTTCGGGGTGGCACGGCAGAAAGTGTGGAACTGGCCCGTCGGTATTCTGAACAACCTGGCATTCCTCATCCTGTTCCTGGGCGCCGGTCTGTACGGTGACACGGCGCTGCAGGTGGTTTTCGGCGTCGTCGGCGCGTATGGCTGGTTCAACTGGGCCCGCGGCAACAAGGACACTGCGGGCAGAGACGACCTGCGGATCCGGGGCGCCAGCCGCGCGGAAGCCAGCTGGGGGGTCATAGCCGCCCTGGCCGCCACCGGCGTCGTAGGCGCCGTCCTGGCCGCTGAAACCAACTCCACCGTCCCCTGGCCAGACGCCTTTGTCCTGGCCGCATCCCTTGTCGCCACTTACGGGCAGGCCAAGAAGATCCTCCAGCACTGGTACGTCTGGATCGTCGTCGACCTCGTCTCCATTCCGCTGTACCTCACCAAGGACCTGACGTTGACCGCAATCCTGTACGCCGGCTTTCTTGCTCTTTGCGTCTACGGGCTCTTCGACTGGAAGCGCACCCGCCGGACGGTAGCGACGGCAAGCGTCACGCCCGGGAACTCCTCCAACGCAGCCGTTACGGCAGGTGCCTGAGATGTTCAAGAACGCCATGGTCATCGGAAAGTTTTACCCGCCCCACGCCGGTCATACCCATTTGATCCGAACCGCAGCCGGACAGTCCGAACACCTCTCCGTCCTGGTCCTGGGTAACCGCTTTGAATCCGTCACGGTCGCTGACCGCACCATGTGGCTCCAGGAGGAGTTCGCCGGCGCCAAGGGGGTGCAGATCGTGGGAATGCGCAACGACTGCCCGGAGGACTACTCCTCTGCCGAGATCTGGAAGGCCCAGACCGAAGTGATGCGTCTGGCCCTCAAGAGCCGCGGGGTCACCGGTATCGATGCTGTCTTCACCTCCGAGGACTATGGTGGCCAGCTGGCCAAGGCCTTCGACGCCGAGCACGTCCTGGTTGACCTGTCCCGGGCCACGTACCCGATCAGCGGAACCTTGTGCCGCGAAGACCCCGGATCCGCGTGGCCCTGCATCATCGCCCCCGCCCGCCAGAAACTGGCGACCCGCATCATCGTCGTCGGCGCGGAATCAACCGGCACCACCACCCTCACCGGCCAGCTCATGGAGCACTACCGGCAACAATTCCCGCGGCTTGCCGGCGTCCCTGAATACGGCCGGCAGTACACTTACGACAAATTTAAGGCCCTCCGCGAAGGGAAGCCCGGGGCCGTGCTGGCTGACATGGTCTGGACGTCCGAGGACTTCGCCCGCATCGGAGCCCGGCAAAACGAACTTGAGAACAACGCCGCGGACGCCAGCCCCCTGGTCATCGCCGATACCGATGCCCTGGCCACCACGCTGTGGGAGCGGTATTACCTCGGGGAAGGCAGCTTTGGCTCCTACAACGCTGCAGACCACCTCCCTCCCCGGGATCTCTACCTGATCACCGACCACGTCGGGGTGCCCTTCGAAGACGACGGCTGGAGGGAAGGCGAGCACCGTCGTGCCGACATGACAGAGTGGTTCAAAGAGACGCTCACCGAAGAAGGCCATTCCTGGATCCTGCTGACCGGAGACAAAAGCACCCGCGCCAGGACGGCCATCCAGATAACTGACCTTGTGCTGGCCCAGCGCAGCAGCTTCACCTCCCCGCCCTGGTCCCGCCGTACCCTCGTTGAAGGAGCAAGCGCATGAGCCGCGATGCGAGCAGCGAGAAGCAATTCCTCAGCACCTACCAGCCCGGCGACTACCCCGCGATCGCCCTGACAGCGGACCTGGTGGTGCTAGCCGTCGCTGGCGGGAAACTGCACACGGCGCTGGTACACCGCGGAGGGCACCCGTTCAAGGGCACCCTGGCGCTGCCCGGAGGGTTCGTCGGTCCGCACGAATCCGCGGAACAGGCGGCCCACCGGGAGCTGGCCGAAGAAACGGGTCTCGAACTCCGGCGACTGCCGGTGCACCTGGAGCAGCTGGCCACCTACAGCGCCCCGGACCGGGATCCGCGCATGCGGGTCGTTTCCGTCGCACACTTGGCCCTGCTGGCAACCGACGGCCAACAATTGCCGGCGATGATGGCCGGTACCGATGCCGTGGCCGCCGAATGGCACCCCGTGCATGAAGTCCTCAAGCAACCGCTGGCGTTCGATCACGCGATCATCCTCCGCGACGGGCTGGACCGACTGGCGGGAAAAATGGAATACACCACCATCGCTGCCCGGCTGGTGCCGCAGGAGTTCACCATGACCGCACTGCGCGCCGTCTACGACGCGGTCTGGAACACCACCATGTCCGCCGGCAATTTCACCCGCAAGATGCTCCCTCAACTCGAAGACTCCGGCCGGAAGTCCAGATCCGCTCCAGGGGCGCCGGCTGCCTTGTTCACCGCCAGTGCCAGGCACATCCATCCTCCGCTGACCAGGCCGAGGCAGGGCTAACCCGGACGCAGGGCGCCTGCATCTTCCTGTTTCCCGGACGGCGCCGGCTCCCGTGCATCCCGGCATCGTGCCGGGCCCGCCCGGCCCTACCGGGACGGTGAGTGATGGCCCTATCGTGGTCCTGACA is drawn from Micrococcaceae bacterium Sec5.8 and contains these coding sequences:
- a CDS encoding GntR family transcriptional regulator — its product is MGKSKDDGPEGALGVPLAAMSRADEITDRLITAIAVGEYLPGARLPSERDLAKSLQVGRMTVRAALGRLVDQGLLSTQRGRAGGSFVREQWTTASSASVHRTLSTRWESLRDTCEAMVHLHGTIARAAAENRTDADAAVLRERLEAYRAADSGSASQKADERLHMAIAEAAHNVTLPRILLELEAQIGLAAPAHLWGFPEGMREMELRALADHERLVDAICLQRAAEAGSIGLTHARIDIELLEAALNRARAGGVS
- the pnuC gene encoding nicotinamide riboside transporter PnuC; translation: MNALLNWMNSAAIPNLLGNPVSWIELIGFLTGAACVFGVARQKVWNWPVGILNNLAFLILFLGAGLYGDTALQVVFGVVGAYGWFNWARGNKDTAGRDDLRIRGASRAEASWGVIAALAATGVVGAVLAAETNSTVPWPDAFVLAASLVATYGQAKKILQHWYVWIVVDLVSIPLYLTKDLTLTAILYAGFLALCVYGLFDWKRTRRTVATASVTPGNSSNAAVTAGA
- a CDS encoding AAA family ATPase, with translation MFKNAMVIGKFYPPHAGHTHLIRTAAGQSEHLSVLVLGNRFESVTVADRTMWLQEEFAGAKGVQIVGMRNDCPEDYSSAEIWKAQTEVMRLALKSRGVTGIDAVFTSEDYGGQLAKAFDAEHVLVDLSRATYPISGTLCREDPGSAWPCIIAPARQKLATRIIVVGAESTGTTTLTGQLMEHYRQQFPRLAGVPEYGRQYTYDKFKALREGKPGAVLADMVWTSEDFARIGARQNELENNAADASPLVIADTDALATTLWERYYLGEGSFGSYNAADHLPPRDLYLITDHVGVPFEDDGWREGEHRRADMTEWFKETLTEEGHSWILLTGDKSTRARTAIQITDLVLAQRSSFTSPPWSRRTLVEGASA
- a CDS encoding NUDIX domain-containing protein, with product MSRDASSEKQFLSTYQPGDYPAIALTADLVVLAVAGGKLHTALVHRGGHPFKGTLALPGGFVGPHESAEQAAHRELAEETGLELRRLPVHLEQLATYSAPDRDPRMRVVSVAHLALLATDGQQLPAMMAGTDAVAAEWHPVHEVLKQPLAFDHAIILRDGLDRLAGKMEYTTIAARLVPQEFTMTALRAVYDAVWNTTMSAGNFTRKMLPQLEDSGRKSRSAPGAPAALFTASARHIHPPLTRPRQG